The window ACAGTTTTTTGATTGTTCCTAAAACCGCAGCTACATGACCATGAGGTAGACTTCTTTCTACAGAGAATGATTCGGAGAGATTTTCAATAGCTGCGCCGCCTTTGAGCACTATTCTCAAGTTATCAATGACAGTATCCGGTAATTTTGACAGGTTAGCTAAAGTTCTTTTACGGATTTTACCCCCTTCACGATAGGACTCTCGTAGGAGGACAGCGGGGGGTGAATTTCTGTTAGGGACTCGTTCAATATACATGGCTACTATTGTCCCAGAAATCTCCCCGCCAAAATCTTAAAAAATTCTTAAAAACATGGGTACGGCTTTCTGGGAGTAAATGGCTCTAGTTCCCGTCACTCAAGCTTTTTCTCCCTTTGTAGTTCATCTGTACGGGGGAACTTCCGCTGAATGAAGACCCACAACTGACAGTTTTCGGTATTGTTTCTAACGGCGATCGCTGGCAATTTGGCAAACTAGAAACCGATACGTTTACCCGAAACATTACCCTTTACAGCATTCAGGAGCTAGATAAACTCTTTGCCGCTGTTAACTATATTTTCCGACAGTGCGAATTGCAACTCGACGAGAAAGTAGCTGCTTAATTTTAAATCTTGAGGACAGGGAATCGCTGGAAACTGAAACTCCCCGGACTCCGCTTTCGCTCTCATTCCGGGGATTCTCGTCCTTCATACTTCAAGAGCGTCGGATGTTAAAACAACACCAATCTTGACGTTTCCAAAGCGCCGCAACCACCCAATTGTATTGTTCCAACGTATCCGCAATGGGTTTGGCCTGCTCTAACAAAATACCGCTCAAGATTCCCCAACTACTGAGCGAGGTGATTGCCGTCATGGCTGGAATTAAGTCGATAATCACCTCTGCCAAAATATTACAGAGAATCCCATCAACAGGTTTACCACCGGTGAGCTTGGAAAGTTGGTCTACACTCCCCTTGGCTACAATCATGCGCTGAGCGCTAATCTGATTCAGCTCACGGTTGCTTCGCGCCGCACCCACCGCTAAGGGGTCCAGATCCACTCCATAGACTTTTTTCGCCCCTAACAAGACGGCTCCAATAGAGAGGATACCTGAACCACAACCAATATCACCAATCACCAACTCACCACTGCCATCCCCTAACCGCATTTCCAATGCTTCGAGGCACAACTGAGTGGTGGGGTGGGTACCCGTGCCAAAAGCCGCTCCTGGATCAAGACGTAACAGAAGGCGTTCTGAGGGTTTGGGGATAGGTAACCAAGCGGGGTAAATCAAAATGCGATCGCCAATTTCTTGAGGTTCCCAGTGCTGCTTCCAACTGCTCGACCAGTCTTCCTCATCAATCAGCTTCCAGTGCGCCACCGGCATCGGCAGTTCCATCGTTAGGGCATCTTGCCGCAGCCAAAGCGCCAGCGCCGCCACATCCAACAATTGTGCTTGTACTTGAGGTAAGTGAGCCGTCACCAACAGAGAGTGCCCCTTGAGTGCAGACGCCATTCCACGACAGCCAAACTTTTCCAATCGCCAGAAGATTGAATCTTCTAGAGCGGGGTCGCAGAGAATTTGAATTTCCCACCAGCTATTTGCCATACAATTTTAGATTTCAGATTTTAGATTTTAGATGGGGGTTAGCTAATTTAGGAACCAAAAATTGCTAAATAAGATCAGTTTTGCCAACATCTAAAATCCCAAACCTAAAATCCATCAAAGAGCTACCGTGTAAGCATCGCGAATACCAGGCACCTTGGTAATCTCATCCAGCACTCCTTCCGGTAGGGGGTCATCAATGCTCAAAACCATGACCGCATCCCCGCGCACAATTTTGCGACCTACCTGCATACTGGCAATGTTGACGTTAAAACTACCCAGCAGAGAACCGATTTTCCCAATAATTCCGGGCATATCTCGGTGCAACGTGAACACCATGTAGCGATTGGGAGGAACATTGATCGGGAATCCATCAATACTGGTAATGTGAATTTCCCCATCACCCAACAACGCCCCAGTGACAGAATGTTCGCCCAACGTGCCAATAGCCGATAGCTGGAGCGAACCCCCTGAATAGTCCCGAATCGAGGCATCCCGCGTTTCAATCACGCGAATTCCCCGTTCCTTGGCCTCAATGGTGGCATTCACATAGTTTACCCGCTCCCGCAGAGCTTGGGACAGCAAACCTTTGAGAGCCGCGACAACTAAAGGTTGACTATTATTGGTCGCTAATTCGCCTTGCAATCGCACGTTTAGCATCTCAATTCGTCCCCCTGCCAGTTGACCGACCAAGTTACCGAGGGTTTCCGCCAACTGCATGTAGGGTCTGAGTTCTTCCAAAACGTTGGGGGACAACCCTGGAATGTTCACCGCTGAGCGTGCGGGTAAGCCCAACAGAACATCACGAATTTGTTCCGCCACATCAATGGCGACATTCACTTGCGCTTCGGCGGTGGAGGCTCCCAAATGGGGGGTGAGAATCATCTCTTTTCCCAGCGACAAGAGAGGCGATTCTCCGATGGGTTCCGACTCAAACACATCCAAGGCGGCTCCTGCAATTTGACCCGCTTTCAAGGCTTCATAAAGAGCCTGTTCGTCAACAATGCCACCTCTAGCACAGTTGATCACCCTAGCTGTAGGCTTCATCTTTGCCAGCGCTTCAGCATTGATTAAATGGGTCGTTTCCGCTGTCTTCGGCATGTGCAGGGTAATGTAATCGGCTTCCCGCAGCAAGACATCCAACTCTACAATCCGACAACCGAGTTGCTCGGCTCGTTCGATAGAAATGAAGGGATCATAAGCGAGTAACTTCATGCCCATGGCTCTAGCTACCGTCGCCACATGAGAGCCAATTTTCCCTAAGCCAACTACGCCCAAGGTTTTCTTATAAACTTCGGCTCCAATGAAGCTCTTACGATCCCACTGATGGTTTTTAACCGACTGATTGGCATCCGGGATGTGGCGCGAAAGAGACAGCATCATCGCCAGGGCATGTTCAGCCGCCGCGATCGTGTTTCCTTCTGGAGAGTTAACGACAACGATACCTTGACGAGTGGCGGCTGGGACATCGACATTATCCACCCCAACGCCAGCACGTCCAATAATCTTGAGTTGTTTGCCCGCCTCAATGATCTCCTGAGTCACACGGGTGCCAGAGCGAATCATTAGGGCATCATAGTCTGGAATAATCCCAATCAGTTCCTCAGGCGAGAGATTGGTTTTGACATCAACCTGAGCAACTTGAGAGAGGATATCAATACCAGCTTGGTCAATTGGGTCAGAGACAAGAACCTTAGACATTACCAGCAGATGGAGGAAAGTGGGCTACACAAGAACAAGGACACACCGCTATTCTCATAAGCGAACCCCATCCAAAACAATGAGCGCTACAGACAACAGACCTGGAATAGCGGTTAACGGTTAAATTGAAGGGCAGTCTGTTGATACAACCCTGCAATTCTCCCACAAAGGAGGAGAATTAACTGACGAAGGTCATTGTAACTGTAAAGCTGTCGATGCAAGGCTATTCGTCTTAAAGTTTTTCAATTTCCATCAACCAGGGGCTTAACTTATAGCAGAAGGCAGTTCGCGCAGCGTTCTAGGCAGGAGTAGGCAAAAGGCAAAAGGCAAAAGGCAAAAGGCAGTAGTACTGTTATCCTACCTATGAGGCAAAATTGTATGGAATTATTCATAAACCCATGAACTATCTAATCGCTGTACTAAAAAATCGCATTGAGGCCGAAGAAGCTTACTTCGCCTTAGAGCGCGAAGGTTTACCGATGGATAAAGTCTCTATTTTGGGTAAAGGGTACAAAAGTGCTGATGAATTGGGTTTAATTGACCCCAACTCAGAGGCAAAAAAGCAAGCGCTGAGGCTTGCTATCTGGACGATTCCTTTTGGATTCTTCGCCGGTTTTGCCTTTAATCTGCAAACGGGGATAGAAATCGTGGAGTGGGCGGGTAGCCTGGGTAACCATATTATTGGTGGGATATTTGGTGCGATCGCCGGTGCCATGGGTAGCTTTTTTGTCGGTGGCGGTGTTGGTTTAGTCCTCGGTGGTGGAGATGCCTTGCCTTACCGCAATCGGCTCAATGAAGGCAAATATCTGATTGTTGTCCGAGGTGCTGCCAAGTTGACAGAGCAAGCAACCCCGATTCTCCGTCAATTTGAACCGGAGACGATTCAAGGCTATGTTGAACCGAGAAGTGCTTAAGCACTGTTAGATCTCATCTATCTACGGGAATACTAGAAATAGTATTGTGGTAAATTTTATGGCTGGTTTCAATTTGCCTTTCAAATTCCCGTTCCGAAAAGCTCAGAACATCTCTGGAATCGATCCATCGCTTAAAAGTAAGCAGCCAGTAATACTCAAGCCATCGATACCATCTCCGCCAGCCTCAAAATCATTTGCCGAGCTGGAGAGAGAAGTAGAGGCACAGTACCACGCCACCTATCCTCATAAGCAACCCGTACCTCAAAAAGCCAAGCGGGGTGTACTGAGCAAAATCATCTGGATGGGGATACTTCTGGGGATTCCTGTTGGTGTGGTTTGGGTGGCCAACTTGCCTTATCCAGTGATTCGTCGCCCCGTGGCACAAAAAGCTCCCATACTCTTGTTACCCAGCTACATGAATATGGAAGCGAACTATCGGCAAGCCATTACCTCAGTGGAACAAGCCGAACAATTGATTGAAAACCCTACCAGTCCAGCCGACTTGCATCGAGGGGAACAAAAAGTCAAAGAGGCACAAAAAAATCTCGATGCTTTGCCAGTTTGGTTTTTAAACGATTGGCCAGAGTACAGAGCTTGGTGGTACGATTGGCGGTTTAGCATCTACGGATTTAATGCCGCTCGCACAAAAGTTGGGCAATTAGATGCTAAAGTCTTTCAAGAAAAGAATGCTCAAACTTCGCTCACCCAAAGCGAACAGGACATCCTGAAAGCCAAACAGCAATATCAACAAGCCTCAACCCCAATCGATAAACAAGCTGCAATTTCTTCCTGGCGTTCAGCCATCAACCAGCTAGAGCAAGTCCCCTCCATCACCCTAGCGGGAAAAACAGCTAAAGCCAAACTAGAGGATTACCAGCGTGATGTCCAAGAAATTGTAGGTCTTGCGGCGGGTAATGAGCGTGTTAGCACCTTAATCACAGCAGCGCGGCAGTTTTCTTGGGAAGCGGCTAAAGCGGGTCAAAATCCACCACACACGGTTGCTGAGTGGGAGCAGGTAGAAAATTTGTGGGAACAAGCGATCGCACAGCTTCAACAGATTCGCTCAGACGACTTAACAGGCTATGCAGAAGCGCAAAAGTTACTCGCCCAGTACAACAGGAATTTGGGACAAGTTAAGATCCGACAGCAAGCTGAGCAAGCTTCGGTGGAAGCCTTACAACAATCGCAAAGCAAAATTGAAAGATTACTTGCCTCCATCCCCGCTGATGCCCAATCAGTGAATCGTAACTACACCATTAGCGAACTTCAAGGCATTATTTATGAACTCGAAAAAGTTCAAAACGGCACAACGGCTTATTTGAAAGCACAATCCCTGCTGCTATCGGCACAAAATAAACTCAAACAGCTTCAGCCCTAATCAAAAAGGCTAATTCAAGGCGACGCCAACCAACTGGCTATAGCTGTCGCCATAAAGGCTAGGACTTTCTTTAACCGCTCTTGCGATCGCTTATCAGTAATAATCTTCTGCCTTCTACCTTCTGCCTTCTACCTACTCCTGCCCAGAACGCTGCGCGAACTGCCTTTTGCGATAACCCACCGCTAGAATCAAGGAGGTGTTGTCTAAAAGCGATCGCGAATGTTGCCTAGAGAAGAGCTACTCAAAGGAGTCGAAAATCGAGAAAGTATTGCCCGTGTGATTGACCTCGCTGAACAGGCGATTAAGACCTGGGAAGTGGTCTTTACCGATTTTCTCTCGCCGCCGGAAGTGGCACAAATTCAGCAGCAGTTTCAACGGTTGACGGAAGTGCAATTGCTGGCTTGGGGCGGTTATCCTCAGGCTGAACGACAACGGATTGCGATCGCACGATCCGAACTCCCCCTCGATCGCGCCCAAGTTGCAGTAGCCGCATTAGATATTGCCGGTAACTTTTTGTTTGACCCTGCAACCCACCGAGACTTTTTGGGTGCCATTCTGGGCACCGGTTTGGTGCGAGATAAGATTGGCGACATCATCGTTTTGGGAGAACGAGGAGGTCAGGTGATTGTGGTACCTGAAATCATGGGATTTCTGGAAACCCAGTTAACTCAAGTGCGTTCTGTACCCGTGAAAACCCGACCCATTGACCTCTCGGAACTGAAGATTCGAGAACCGAAGAAAAAAGAGATGACCACGGTAGAGGCGTCGATGCGTCTCGATGCGATCGCCTCGGCAGGTTTTGGCATGTCCCGCAACAAAATGGCTGACTTGATTACCGGTGGCGATGTCCGGGTCAATTGGAAAGATATTAGCCAAGCCAGTCATATTGTCAAATCGGGAGACTTAATCGCCATTCGTGGTAAAGGACGCTTGGAAATTGGGGAAGTTGCCGTCACTAAAAAAGACCGATACCGCGTACAACTCACACGATTTATGTAGAACGATAGCCCGTCTAAATCCGTTGTGAAAACGACAAAAGACGGTAATGGGTAATGGGTAATTGGAAGGTCTTTTCCATTCCTGCTAAATCTAAATGCTAGTGGGTATCGATAATTGGGGAAGCTTCGCCGTGTCTGGAACCGTTTCTGTGTCCTCAACCGTGAGATTCTCCGAAATTCCTTTTGGCCAAATATGGAAACCCCCTCGGTAATGGGGAGGGATTTCCCAACTGCCCCATATCCCATTTTGGTCAACATAACCGTCGTAAGAGACAGTATGGCTAGGATACCGCTTTTGCATCCAGCAGCGTAGTTTCTCTGTATCGTAATGTCCGCGCCAAATGAAGCGACTGACATTATCAATGCCACTGCCACTAACGCTGTTGTTTTTAAAGGTTAGAGCAAACGACATAATATGGCGCTGGGAATCAGGTCCAAAGCTATAAGTGTAAAAGCCTTCCCACTCTCCACTCGGAAATAGGGGATGTTTTTCCTGTTCTTCCCAGGCTTTGAGCGGCTCATTACCCTTATCATTCATCGCTCACCCTCCGGAATTCAGTTTTTTCCACGGTAAGCGTTCTCACCTCTAAGCGGCAAGAGTATGAAGAGAGAGAATTTCCTTGTACATTGCTCAACCTCTCCACTCCTTCGTTCCTGTTTTGTAGCTGTCGCCATAAAGCTTAGGACAGATTGAACGGCTGTAAACGACCACGTACCAGTAAAAAACCTTCTACCTCCTGCCTTCTACCTTCTACCTTCTACCTTCTACCTTCTACCTTCTACCTTCTACCTTCTACCTTCTACCTTCTACCTTCTACCTTCTACCTTCTACCTTCTACCTTCTACCTTCTACCTTCTACCTCCTGCCTTTTGCCTTTTGCTATAACACGGTAGCTTGACAGTAAAAGAGCGCAACTGCTGTAGAGAAAAGGGAAGTGATCAAGGAGAGGGATCTCGATTCCCCCACACCCATCAAACATTTTTCCCCAGAGTTTTCTAAATTTTTAATGAAGAGGCGGTTTTAAGTGGCGGTTTCATCGAGGTTGCTCAGACAATGGAGCCATCGGTGACATCCCAAAAAACCGTGGAAAATAACAGCATGGTAGATATGATCGGTCAGCTCCTAGCCAGACGATACCAAATCCTGAGAGTTTTGGGGGCTGGTGCATTCGGTCAAACCTATGTAGCCCAAGACACACACATCCCCGGCAACCCGACTTGTGTAGTCAAACACCTCAAACCGGCGACAAACTCCCCCAAACTACTAGAAACCGCTCGAGAACTCTTCCAGAGAGAAGCCGAAACCCTCGTCAAACTGGGCAAACATGAGCAGATTCCTCAGTTGCTGGCTTACTTTGAAGAAGACCAAGAGTTTTACTTGGTGCAAGAGTTTATTGAAGGGCATACTTTATCCCATGAATTGCAACCCGGTCAACGTTGGTCAGAAACTCAGGTTATTCCACTGCTTTCAGAAGTCTTGGAGATTCTGGAATTTGTGCATAGTTACGGCGTCATCCATCGAGACATCAAGCCGGACAATATTATGCGTCGCGCCTGTGATCAGAAATTAGTCCTGATTGACTTTGGTGCGATTAAGCAAGTGCAGATTCAACCCCTCAATCAGCCGGGACAAGAACCGTCAGTAGCGACTAGCATTCGCATTGGTACTCCAGGTTATACGCCAACCGAGCAGGATTGGGGCAAGCCACGTCACAATAGTGACCTATATGCCTTGGGCATTGTTGCGATTCAAGCGCTAACTGGCTTGTATCCCCACCAATTTCCAGAAGACGATGAGACAGGAGAACTGTTCTGGCAACACCAAACCGAGGTGAGTTCAGGCGTTGCCACGATTTTAACCAAAATGGTGCGCTATCACTTCAAAGACCGCTACCAAAGCGCCACCGAAGCCCTGCAAGCCTTACAGCAATTGTCCCATCCCTCCCTGACGGTTCATGATAACGTGATGGATCAGGTGAGCCATGATGTACCTGAACCGCTTTTAAGTCGCATTGCGCCTACCGTACAACCGTCAGCCGTCCCAACCACAAGGCTAAACACGACCTCAAGTTTTTCGGGAAACCCAACACGACTACAAGTCCGAGGACAAACTCACTCTTCTTGTACCTCTCGTCACAGACTATCTCTACTGATGAAAATAGGGGTAGTTATGCTGGTGAGTGTTGGGGGAGGTTACGCTTACCGACAAGGATACTTAAGTAACTTAGGCTTAACGAGTACATCCACTGCTAATTCGATCCCAATAGGCACCCCAACCCCTCAATCAGATTCAACGGTTCACTCAAAACCAACGGCTCTATCCACTGCTAACTCGAATGCAACCCCTAACTTAGTTAGAACGGATACATTAATCACTAACTCGAATACAACCGATAACTTAGTTAGAACAGATACATTAATTCCTAGCTCGGATGCAACCCCTAACTTAGTGAGAACAGTCTCACTAATCACTAACTCGGATACAACACCTAACTTGGTGAAAAAAGGCACCTTAATCACTAACTCGGATACAACACCTAACTTAGTTAAAATATCTCAATCAAGCAATCAGCCTGATGCCAGCGAATCATTTTCTGATAATGGTTCGAGCCAGCTTAAAAACGCCAAAAAAGCAGCTCGTGAGGGGAATTTTAAAAGAGCGATCGCCCTAGCGGAACAAATATCCTCCAAAAGTTCTGTATACCAGCAATCGTTAAATGAGATTGCCCAGTGGCAAGGAGAACAGCGGCAGCAGCGAATCAAACAGCAGGCTGAAATTCGGGCACGAACACTGCTGGCTAAAGCCAGAGATGTGGCAAACCAAGGAGAGGAAACAGACATGAAAACAGCGATTAGAATCGCGGAAGAAGCGATCGCACAAGTTTCCCCCGATCATAAGATCTCTAGAGAGGCTCAAAACGCGATCGCTCAGTGGCAACAACAAGCTACAGCCAAGCCAGAACAAGAAGCGGTGGCATCATCTTACAAATGTTCTTGTCAGCCAAACGATCTAGATACCCAGCAGGCTGTTACCTTGACGGAGTCCCAGAGTGATTTGACGGGGTCGAGTTGCTCTATTAACGAAGTTCCTGAAACTCCTGTATTGAGAGCTTG of the Allocoleopsis franciscana PCC 7113 genome contains:
- the prmA gene encoding 50S ribosomal protein L11 methyltransferase; translated protein: MANSWWEIQILCDPALEDSIFWRLEKFGCRGMASALKGHSLLVTAHLPQVQAQLLDVAALALWLRQDALTMELPMPVAHWKLIDEEDWSSSWKQHWEPQEIGDRILIYPAWLPIPKPSERLLLRLDPGAAFGTGTHPTTQLCLEALEMRLGDGSGELVIGDIGCGSGILSIGAVLLGAKKVYGVDLDPLAVGAARSNRELNQISAQRMIVAKGSVDQLSKLTGGKPVDGILCNILAEVIIDLIPAMTAITSLSSWGILSGILLEQAKPIADTLEQYNWVVAALWKRQDWCCFNIRRS
- the serA gene encoding phosphoglycerate dehydrogenase — encoded protein: MSKVLVSDPIDQAGIDILSQVAQVDVKTNLSPEELIGIIPDYDALMIRSGTRVTQEIIEAGKQLKIIGRAGVGVDNVDVPAATRQGIVVVNSPEGNTIAAAEHALAMMLSLSRHIPDANQSVKNHQWDRKSFIGAEVYKKTLGVVGLGKIGSHVATVARAMGMKLLAYDPFISIERAEQLGCRIVELDVLLREADYITLHMPKTAETTHLINAEALAKMKPTARVINCARGGIVDEQALYEALKAGQIAGAALDVFESEPIGESPLLSLGKEMILTPHLGASTAEAQVNVAIDVAEQIRDVLLGLPARSAVNIPGLSPNVLEELRPYMQLAETLGNLVGQLAGGRIEMLNVRLQGELATNNSQPLVVAALKGLLSQALRERVNYVNATIEAKERGIRVIETRDASIRDYSGGSLQLSAIGTLGEHSVTGALLGDGEIHITSIDGFPINVPPNRYMVFTLHRDMPGIIGKIGSLLGSFNVNIASMQVGRKIVRGDAVMVLSIDDPLPEGVLDEITKVPGIRDAYTVAL
- a CDS encoding photosystem II S4 domain protein, giving the protein MLPREELLKGVENRESIARVIDLAEQAIKTWEVVFTDFLSPPEVAQIQQQFQRLTEVQLLAWGGYPQAERQRIAIARSELPLDRAQVAVAALDIAGNFLFDPATHRDFLGAILGTGLVRDKIGDIIVLGERGGQVIVVPEIMGFLETQLTQVRSVPVKTRPIDLSELKIREPKKKEMTTVEASMRLDAIASAGFGMSRNKMADLITGGDVRVNWKDISQASHIVKSGDLIAIRGKGRLEIGEVAVTKKDRYRVQLTRFM
- a CDS encoding protein kinase domain-containing protein; amino-acid sequence: MTSQKTVENNSMVDMIGQLLARRYQILRVLGAGAFGQTYVAQDTHIPGNPTCVVKHLKPATNSPKLLETARELFQREAETLVKLGKHEQIPQLLAYFEEDQEFYLVQEFIEGHTLSHELQPGQRWSETQVIPLLSEVLEILEFVHSYGVIHRDIKPDNIMRRACDQKLVLIDFGAIKQVQIQPLNQPGQEPSVATSIRIGTPGYTPTEQDWGKPRHNSDLYALGIVAIQALTGLYPHQFPEDDETGELFWQHQTEVSSGVATILTKMVRYHFKDRYQSATEALQALQQLSHPSLTVHDNVMDQVSHDVPEPLLSRIAPTVQPSAVPTTRLNTTSSFSGNPTRLQVRGQTHSSCTSRHRLSLLMKIGVVMLVSVGGGYAYRQGYLSNLGLTSTSTANSIPIGTPTPQSDSTVHSKPTALSTANSNATPNLVRTDTLITNSNTTDNLVRTDTLIPSSDATPNLVRTVSLITNSDTTPNLVKKGTLITNSDTTPNLVKISQSSNQPDASESFSDNGSSQLKNAKKAAREGNFKRAIALAEQISSKSSVYQQSLNEIAQWQGEQRQQRIKQQAEIRARTLLAKARDVANQGEETDMKTAIRIAEEAIAQVSPDHKISREAQNAIAQWQQQATAKPEQEAVASSYKCSCQPNDLDTQQAVTLTESQSDLTGSSCSINEVPETPVLRAWVCSKQ